The Candidatus Rokuibacteriota bacterium genomic sequence GCCGCGCGCGGAGTTCGGCCGGTCATCCTGGTCGTGGACGACGACCCGGGCCTCCGGGAGTCCTTCCGGGCGATCCTGGAGGACGAGTACGAGGTCCTCGACGTGCCCGACGGCCTCCAGGCCCTCGACATCGTCCGCTCCTGCCAGGTGGACCTCGTGCTCCTG encodes the following:
- a CDS encoding response regulator, which codes for MPLDQLEAARGVRPVILVVDDDPGLRESFRAILEDEYEVLDVPDGLQALDIVRSCQVDLVLL